The genome window AAACCCTGGAAGCGCTGGCGGGCGACGGCTTCGTGCTGCGCCAGGCCTATCTGGTGATACCGCCCAAGGTGGAATACAGCCTCACGCCGCTGGGACGCGAAGCGGCCGAGCGCCTGGCCGTGCTGGTCGACTGGATCGAGGATAATTACCCGCGCATCGAACAGGCGCGCGCCGAACTCGCGCTGCCGTACGCACAAAACGCGGCGTAACACGGCGCGCAAACGCATTGCTTTTGGCCATCAAGAATTATCGTTTACTCCTCCTTGCCTTGATGTAATACTAGCCTCACAATACGCGTAAGGACGCGACACCATGAATCAGTTGATTTCTTCCATCGCCGACCGGGCCAACGTGCTACTGGTCAGCAATTCGCCTAACGATGTGCGCGAACTGCTGTATGTGCTGGACCGGCATAACCTGGGCACGGGACTGGCGGGCGATATCGACGAAGGCGTGGAACTGGCGGCCGGCGGCACCGACCTGATCCTGCTTGACGCGGCCCTGGCGGGCACGAATATCGGCGCCACCTGCATGCGCCTGCGCAATGCGGGCGGACGCCACGGCGTGCCCCTGCTACTGATGTCGGCCACCCCCAGCGCCGAAGAACAGGGCCGCAGCGTGGGCGCCGGCGCTTCCGACTACATCAAGATGCCCTTCAATGCGCGCGACGTGGCGGAAAAAATCCTCATGGAACTGGCGCTGCACAAGGCCGACGCGTCCGCCGCCCGTCCCCGCGCCACGCCCGCCGCGCCGCCGCGCCCCGTGCATCCGCAAACGCTGGAAGTCAATTACCACTCGATCCTGGCCGGTTCGCCCGATGCCGTGCTGCTGTTCGACATCGACAACAAGCTGCTGATCGACGCCAACCACCTGGCCGAACAACTGTTCGGCATGCCCCTGGCCGAACTGCTGCAAGGCGGCATGGAGCCGCTGTTTCCCCAGCATCAGGGCGATGGCCGCGCCTCGCCGCAACTGCTGGAAGAAAAGATCCGCGATACCCTGCAAGGCAAGATCGTCGTCTTCCGCGCCAGTTGCTGCCACCGCGACAGCCACCCGATCGCCTGCGAAATCCGGCTGATGCGCCTGTCCGTGCCGGGCCGCCAGCTCGTGCATGCGCGCATCATCGATTTGACCGAACGCAACCTCGCCGAAGCGATGCGCGCGGGCCAGAGCGCCTTGCTGGAAATGGTCGCCAAGGGCGCGCCCCTGATCCCCACCCTGAACCAGCTGCTGCTGCTGATCGAAGGCCAGTCGCGCGGCGTGCTGTGCTCCATCATGCTGCTCGACGACGACGGCATCCACATGCACAGCGCGGCCGGCCCCAGCCTGCCGCCCGAGTACATGGCCCTGCTCGAAGGCGTGGCCATCGGCCCCGGCGTGGGATCTTGCGGCACGGCCATGTTCCTGCGCGAGCCGGTGGTGGTCAGCGACATCATGCGCGACCCGCTGTGGGCGCCCTACCGCGAGCTGGCCGCCCCGTTCGGCTTGCGCGCCTGCTGGTCGCGCCCCATCTTCGGCCAGGATGGCAGCGTGCTCGGCTCTTTCGCCATGTACTACCGCGAAGTGCGCCAGCCCGATGCGCGCGACCTGGAACTGATCGACACGGCGACCGACCTGGCCGGCATTGCGATTGGCCGCATGCGCCACGAACGCGAGCTGCAGCGCCACCGCATCCACCTGGAAGAGCTGGTGGCCGAACGCACGGCGGCCCTGACGCAGGCCAAGGAACATTCGGAGCAAACCAACCTGGAACTGGCCGCGGCACTGGAAAACCTGTCCATCACGCAAGAAGAACTGGTGCGCCGCGACAAGCTCGCCGCGCTCGG of Janthinobacterium sp. PAMC25594 contains these proteins:
- a CDS encoding ATP-binding protein, which translates into the protein MNQLISSIADRANVLLVSNSPNDVRELLYVLDRHNLGTGLAGDIDEGVELAAGGTDLILLDAALAGTNIGATCMRLRNAGGRHGVPLLLMSATPSAEEQGRSVGAGASDYIKMPFNARDVAEKILMELALHKADASAARPRATPAAPPRPVHPQTLEVNYHSILAGSPDAVLLFDIDNKLLIDANHLAEQLFGMPLAELLQGGMEPLFPQHQGDGRASPQLLEEKIRDTLQGKIVVFRASCCHRDSHPIACEIRLMRLSVPGRQLVHARIIDLTERNLAEAMRAGQSALLEMVAKGAPLIPTLNQLLLLIEGQSRGVLCSIMLLDDDGIHMHSAAGPSLPPEYMALLEGVAIGPGVGSCGTAMFLREPVVVSDIMRDPLWAPYRELAAPFGLRACWSRPIFGQDGSVLGSFAMYYREVRQPDARDLELIDTATDLAGIAIGRMRHERELQRHRIHLEELVAERTAALTQAKEHSEQTNLELAAALENLSITQEELVRRDKLAALGALVAGIAHELNTPIGNGLVVATTMAERTREIQASFLDGLRRSELGAYLTQASEADAIMLRNLQRAADLVSSFKQIAVDRASSQRRHFLLRQFVAELMLPMSTPLKAAGLSLTQDVPDGLAMDSYPGPLGQVLSNLLENCLRHAFEGRSGGNIAIAARGSDDGQTITLSISDTGVGIAADDLVHVYDPFFTTKLGSGGSGLGLHVAHNIVTGVLGGHIDAISRTGTGSGTTFTLQLPAAAPQSPAP